From the Cryptomeria japonica chromosome 2, Sugi_1.0, whole genome shotgun sequence genome, one window contains:
- the LOC131046215 gene encoding non-specific lipid-transfer protein 2 produces the protein MAFMKNLIVLCAIVVLLLHSSDVARAVTCNPMALSPCASAMFGPSNPKPKPSSDCCNKLKLQQSCMCQYAKDKNLSKYINTPDAKRVASTCNVPFPKC, from the coding sequence ATGGCATTCATGAAGAACTTAATTGTTTTGTGTGCTATTGTGGTGCTCCTGCTTCATTCAAGTGATGTTGCTAGGGCTGTGACATGCAATCCAATGGCTCTGAGTCCCTGTGCAAGTGCAATGTTTGGCCCTTCCAATCCAAAGCCAAAGCCAAGCTCTGATTGCTGCAACAAGCTCAAACTGCAGCAGAGCTGCATGTGTCAGTATGCCAAGGATAAGAATCTCAGCAAGTATATCAATACTCCTGATGCCAAAAGAGTTGCATCCACTTGCAATGTCCCATTCCCTAAATGCTGA